A single region of the Amia ocellicauda isolate fAmiCal2 chromosome 8, fAmiCal2.hap1, whole genome shotgun sequence genome encodes:
- the riok2 gene encoding serine/threonine-protein kinase RIO2: protein MGKLNVVILRYLSRDDFRVLTAVEMGMKNHEIVPVSLIASIACLKHGGCNKILRELVKHKLLAYERSKTVQGYRLNYGGYDYLALKTLSARETLTSVGNQMGVGKESDIYIVANAEDEQFALKLHRLGRTSFRNLKNKRDYHKHRNKMSWLYLSRLSAMKEFAYMKALYDRGFPVPRPVDYNRHSVVMELINGYPLCQIRQVEDPSALYSEIMDLLVKLANHGLIHGDFNEFNLMLDDKDRVTMIDFPQMVSTSHLNAEWYFNRDVKCIRDFFLRRFGYESELYPTFKDIRKEVSLDVEISASGYSKDMQMDDELLHPAGPEGEEAQGPDSEDSEHSEDESLGAASFLTPGEPVTLGDSVREGGNKESSVDMSEFNDALLELEGLTLSGEAQPGLGCPEPNVIQEDGSLETARDSTDTADPESDEEEQAEECPDLVDLSAANKKYQPFRDEDSMLHIDAHRQRTTSTTSVGTMGSCSTIAPELVKQKVKQQLSKQQKAAQRRRLQRGEASMYTKERRENMLNIKSSLDASSFWG, encoded by the exons ATGGGGAAGTTAAATGTTGTGATCCTGAGGTATCTCTCTAGGGATGATTTCCGGGTGCTTACTGCG GTCGAAATGGGAATGAAGAATCACGAAATCGTCCCCGTTAGTCTCATCGCATCCATTGCATGTCTCAAACACGGAGGCTGTAACAAGATCCTGAGAGAGCTCGTCAAGCACAAGTTGCTGGCCTATGAACGCAGCAAGA CTGTGCAGGGATACAGGTTGAATTATGGGGGATATGACTATCTGGCCTTAAAAACTCTGTCCGCCAGAGAGACACTGACCTCTGTTGGGAACCAGATGGGAGTTGGCAAGGAGTCGG ATATTTATATTGTTGCCAATGCCGAGGATGAGCAGTTTGCTCTGAAGCTGCACCGGTTGGGCAGGACTTCGTTCCGTAACCTTAAGAACAAGCGAGATTACCACAAACACCGGAACAAGATGTCCTGGCTTTACCTTTCTCGACTTTCTGCCATGAAGGAATTTGCATACATGAAG GCTTTGTACGACAGAGGATTCCCAGTCCCCAGACCAGTGGATTACAACAGGCATTCTGTCGTGATGGAGCTCATTAATGGGTACCCTCT ATGCCAGATACGTCAAGTAGAAGATCCATCTGCCTTGTACAGTGAAATCATGGACCTGTTAGTTAAACTTGCAAATCACGGCTTGATTCACGGAGACTTCAATGAGTTCAACCTGATGCTGGACGACAAAGATCGCGTGACGATGATTGACTTCCCTCAGATGGTGTCGACTTCCCATCTGAACGCTGAATG GTATTTCAACCGGGATGTCAAATGCATTCGGGATTTCTTCTTGAGACGATTTGGTTATGAGAGTGAGCTTTATCCAACGTTTAAAGATATCCG TAAGGAGGTCTCTCTGGATGTGGAGATTTCAGCCAGTGGCTACAGCAAAGACATGCAGATGGACGATGAGCTCCTGCACCCAGCTGGGCCTGAGGGAGAGGAGGCCCAGGGCCCGGACAGTGAGGACTCTGAGCACAGTGAGGATGAGAGCCTGGGAGCAGCGTCCTTCCTCACACCGGGTGAGCCTGTAACGCTCGGGGATTCCGTCCGCGAAGGGGGAAACAAGGAGTCGTCGGTGGACATGAGTGAGTTCAACGATGCCCTTCTGGAGCTGGAAGGCCTGACGCTCAGTGGGGAAGCTCAGCCAGGCCTGGGCTGCCCTGAGCCCAACGTCATCCAAGAGGACGGTAGCCTTGAAACAGCCCGGGACTCCACAGACACAGCGGATCCGGAAAGCGATGAGGAGGAGCAGGCGGAGGAGTGCCCAGATTTAGTGGACCTCTCTGCAGCTAATAAGAAATATCAGCCTTTCAG AGACGAGGACAGCATGCTTCACAtcgatgcacacagacagagaacaACCAGCACTACGTCTGTGGGCACCATGGGGAGCTGTTCCACCATCGCACCT GAGCTGGTGAAGCAGAAGGTGAAGCAGCAGCTCTCCAAGCAGCAGAAAGCAGCCCAGAGAAGGCGTCTGCAGAGGGGGGAGGCCAGCATGTACACCAAGGAGCGGAGGGAGAACATGCTCAATATTAAGAGCAGCCTGGACGCATCTTCCTTCTGGGGATAA